Part of the Bacteroidales bacterium genome is shown below.
TTTGAGCTCCCTCGATCTGAGTTCCAGGATTCCCTTATCATCAACAAGGTAATTAAGGCAGTTAACAAGAAAATCCCTGTTACCGAAGATCTCTCCGGTATACTTATCCTGACCGAGCGGGACCGGAGCCGCCTGCATGCCTGATCTTCTGACTTCATTCCTTATAATATCAGCGTCGGCGATTACAATCATTTTTGTATTAATGCTCTCGTTCCTTACAACAAGATTCTTGTCATCAGTAATCCCGCTAATCATCCTGTTCTTGAAAGCAGAAGGAAGATCCCTTCAAGTAAGACAGCTACGGGAAGATAAGGTTTATTATAGGTTTTTCATCGGCTATCAATTCAGCCTCACGGAGGCTTATCATAACAGGGGATTAAGTGTCTTTGCCAGCTCTGAGGTTGAAAGGAGAACTGTTTTTTTAATATTTCTGTCAAGTCCGACTGTATCAATGTAATTAACAAATTCCCCTTTCACCTTATTGATGCTTCTTGTAATCGGGTGATTCTGTGAAGGATGTAGTTTTGGATAATAGACCCATGGTGCCGGAACCAGCTGCGGATTAGTCCCCCCTGTTGCGACTTTCAGCCTGATAACCATGCAATCGAGATCCTGAATAATTGAAGGATTAACCCTTGCACCATACCTGAATAACTGATCCTCAAGGTTAAGAGGTCTGTAGAGGCCAACTGTTTCACCAAGAGCAAGGCTGTCGGAGTTGACGGAAACCTCCTCAAATATCCATACGACTTTTCCACCTTTCATTATGTACTGATCGAGTACAAGCTTGTCAGCTTCACTGAATTCTTCCTCCGGACCGGCAATAACAACTGCAGAGTAGCTGTCGAGAATACCTGACTTTCCTCCTATTGTACCTCTGTCGACTGTAAAATATTTTGCAAGATTCCAGGTAATATCAGCTGTCTCTATCTCCGGCATCTCGCCATGCCCTTCAAGAAAAGCAATCTTGTATATCGTGTCAGAACTTAAAGTGGAAATAGTCTGAATCATTTCATATTCAAGTCCTTCCACAGAATGCAGGATATTCTGTTCATAAGGTATAGACGGATTATTCTTCAGGAAGTTAACCGGGACCTCAATCCCGTTGTAGTTAACTATCATTCCCGGAAATATTATCTTCCTTGTCGATCCGCCCTCCGCATCACCGGCCTGCAAATTGATAGGTGTCAGTCCCTTATTTGCCAGATTCTGATACTGTGTATTCCGTTGCTTTTCATCCCTGCCCTCCGATGGATTAATAAACTCATAGTCTATTCTTCTTCCGGAGGTGATCCTGAATTCATCAAGCATTTCTCTCACAGATCTTTTAAGACGTTTCAACGGAATGGGGATCTCCCCGTCGAGATAGACCTGTATATAGATATCATTCTTAATACCTGATAGAATTGTTTTGGTTGGAGTGTAAAGTGTATATCTGTTATCTTCTGTCAGATCTGCCCTTAACCTTATAAGAGAACAGGCAGATGTAACAATAATGATTACCGAAAAAGAGACGATCAGCCTGATCCAGTTTTTTGCTTCAAGCTTTCTTAAATTCCATTTATGAGATTGAAGTTTGAATACAGTTATTTCGTTGAAGATTGCTATAACAGCAAGAAAATAAGCAATATCCCTTATGTCAATTACTCCCCTGCTAATCGATTTGTAGTGCTCATTTATTCCGAGCCGGATTACTACTTCGTCTACTTTTTCAGACCCGGGAGATAGGCAAATGAATCAAAACCGATAAACATCATGAAACAGATTGTAACGGCAATGATAAATGCAATTACCTGGTTATCAGTAAGCGAAGATGCCAGTATACCGGCAGAAGCATAAACTGCTGCCAGAAAAAACAATCCGATAAATGCTCCGATTGTACCGCCAATATCAAGGTTACCAGGGGTAGCTCTAGCTGATAAACTGATATATAGTATATTAAACCCGGTAGAAGTGCTATAATTACAAGAGCAACTGAAGCCAGGTATTTTCCATAGACTATCTCCCGTTCACTGATCGGTCGTGAAAAATAAGTTCAATAGTACCAAGACGTTTCTCCTCTGCGATCATCCGCATTGTAACAGCCGGAACAAGAAACATGAAGATCCATGGAGAAAGTATAAACAGTGTATCGAGACCAGCATATCCGCTGTCGAAAATATTCCATTCGCCGGGAAGCACCCACATAAACATGGAGTTAACAAGCAGAAAAACGATTATTACAACATATCCTGTCAGACTGCTGAAAAAACCTGTTATCTCCTTCCTGAAAATTGCGTACATATTCTGTTATATTATATCTGTTTTATTGCCCCTTTTCTGCCCCCCTGCCCCCCTAAAGGGGGATTAAACTCCTATATATCAGACTTTTTACTTTTTTATTTACTCTTGTTTTCCTTTATGCAGATTATGATATTTTTCACTAATTCCATCAATATGAGAGGCTTAGCCCCCTTTAGGGAGGTTGGGGGGCAAATTAGCTATATCTGAAATTAGAACCCCAACATAATAAAAATCTATAATCTGCTTATAATCAAATCCTTTTGCTGCCATCGCCATTGCTCCTTCCTGGCAAAGGCCAACACCATGACCATAACCTCTTCCCTTAAGTTTTATTGTGTCACCCTCCGGCAATACCGAAAAAAAAGTAGAGCGCAGGTTAAGATCTGTTCGAATAGTCCTTAACGGCACTGTAAATGTACCTGCTTTGTAAGTCGTTAATCTGGACTTCTGAGTGAATCCAAATTGTGAAGGATTATCAGAGTTACCTGAGAAACCTGATTTTCTTAAGTATCCAACCCAGTCTTCAAGAGCTATACTCCTCTCCCACAATGCATTGCGGGACGTTAAACAATAAGGATCAATAACACGTTTCAGATAAGGCTGACTTGTCAGCCAGACATCCTCGGAAGATGATGTTTCGCCTCCGCAATTGGAATGAAAGGCGGAAATGATAAGGACGCTATCCTGATCAAGAATAACCTCACCATGGGTTTCCATGGCAGCTTTATTTAGGATAGTATCTGTTGACGTTCCGTTAAAAGCCTGGCAATGCGTATTATCACAAACATTGTATTTGTCCTGCATATGCTTGTCGAAATACTTATACATATATGTCCTTGCAATAACAGCCTGCGACTTGAAATACTCAATATTTTTGCCGCTTCCTCCTTCAGCTTTAACAACGCCGGCAATATATTTCTCAACATCACAATTGTTTATAAGAACCAGAGTTCCAAGATCAGGATAACAATGTAAGTCACCGGTATAATATTGCCTTACAGGTAATTGTCCGTTTATTCTGAGAGAAAATGAAGCTTCGGGAGTTTGTTCCGAGAAAAGAACTGAGTCGGCAATGTATCCTGTTGAATTTCGTGTCTTGACAGCAAGCTTTCCATCAAAGCGTGATATGATCAATGATTCACCCTTTGAAAGAGGTGTTATTCCGCCATGATATGTATTTATCGAATAGCTTCCTTCGACAACGGTAAATACTGCAGATTCGGGAGACTGATTTGCAAACAGCCGGATCTTAACCTGCGCAGAAACAAGTGTACTTATAACACTTAATAAAAAAATAATAAATATCCTAATACCTATCATAGTCATCTTCTCTGCGCTTAACGCTATTCGCTTTACGCTTTGCGCTTTACGCTCTGCGCTCTCAGCTCCTCCACCATCTCCCCCGCTATCCTCCCCGACGCCCCGGCAGGACCAAGTTTCTGCTTAAGTACTTCGTAATCAGATAAGATCTTTTCTCTTTTTGACCCCCCGGGAAGAATAGCTTTAAGCTCTTTTAAAACGTTTTTCTCAGTCAGTTTGTACTGGAGCACCTCCCTGACCACCTCAGTATCCATTATAAGGTTTACAAGAGAGATATATTTCACCTTAACAACAATCCATGCAATAAGTGCCGACAAGAAATCTCCTTTATAACATACCACCTGTGGAGTACCATGAAGTGCGGCTTCCAGTGTGGCAGTTCCTGATGTGACAAGTGCTGCATCAGCCACATAAAGTATCTCATATGTCTTTTCCTTAATCAGCTTAACAGGATGACTTCCAATAATTTGTAAATATAGTTCATCAGGAATGTTTTTCACACCTGCAAGAACAAACTGGTATTCAGGAAAATGATGGACTACTTTAAGCATCTCAGGCAGAATAAGTTCTATCTCATGCTTCCTGCTTCCTGCCAGCAGCGCAATAACGGGCTTCTCTTCAACTTTAAGATTTTTTACAAGATCAGCTTTAGAGGGAAATGAGGCTATCCGCAATTCAGTCTCATCAACAAGCGGATTGCCCATATATTTTACAGTTATGCCGTGCTTTTTGTAAAATTCAACCTCAAAGGGGAAAATAATGAACATCCGGTCGACAAACTTCCTGACTTTTTAACCCTGCCCTCGTTCCAGGCCCATAGCTTTGGAGATATATACCAGAATGTTTTATATCCTTCATTCTTAGCATATTCTGCTATACGCATATTAAATCCGGGGTAATCAATTAAAATTACAACATCGGGTTTTTGATCTTCAATATGCTGTTTGCACAGAGTCAGGTTTTTCGAAATCGCACCAAGGTTTTTGATTACCTCAATGAAGCCCATAAAGGCCGTCTTTCTGTAATGAACCAGCAGGGTTGCCCCTGCAGCTTCCATAAGATCACCGCCCCAGCATACTATTTCAGCATTTGAATCAGCTTCCTTCAACCCTTTAACCAGATTTGAACCGTGCAGATCTCCTGACTGTTCACCTGCAATTATGAAATACTTCATCACAGAATCTTTATTGCAAATACAATTACTGCCCACACTATTGTAATTGCCAACACTCCCTTTGCTGCACGCAGCATATCAAAACGATTGAATATCAGGAATATAATTATATTGCTGAATACACATATTGAAATGGAATGTGTTACTATATTCGTTTCAACTATACGGGCAATATATTCCTTAACTGAGAGACTTCCGGGTGAAAACAGATAGATTAATACACCAACCAGAACTGGAAGTAATATTCCGGAGAAAAAACCTGTAATAAAATTATCGAACTTTTCGGCAAACCTCATTTTTTAAATCTGGTTTTAAGTTTATCAACATACCAGTGAGCTGTCATAT
Proteins encoded:
- a CDS encoding Gldg family protein, translated to MKRLKRSVREMLDEFRITSGRRIDYEFINPSEGRDEKQRNTQYQNLANKGLTPINLQAGDAEGGSTRKIIFPGMIVNYNGIEVPVNFLKNNPSIPYEQNILHSVEGLEYEMIQTISTLSSDTIYKIAFLEGHGEMPEIETADITWNLAKYFTVDRGTIGGKSGILDSYSAVVIAGPEEEFSEADKLVLDQYIMKGGKVVWIFEEVSVNSDSLALGETVGLYRPLNLEDQLFRYGARVNPSIIQDLDCMVIRLKVATGGTNPQLVPAPWVYYPKLHPSQNHPITRSINKVKGEFVNYIDTVGLDRNIKKTVLLSTSELAKTLNPLL
- a CDS encoding SpoIID/LytB domain-containing protein codes for the protein MIGIRIFIIFLLSVISTLVSAQVKIRLFANQSPESAVFTVVEGSYSINTYHGGITPLSKGESLIISRFDGKLAVKTRNSTGYIADSVLFSEQTPEASFSLRINGQLPVRQYYTGDLHCYPDLGTLVLINNCDVEKYIAGVVKAEGGSGKNIEYFKSQAVIARTYMYKYFDKHMQDKYNVCDNTHCQAFNGTSTDTILNKAAMETHGEVILDQDSVLIISAFHSNCGGETSSSEDVWLTSQPYLKRVIDPYCLTSRNALWERSIALEDWVGYLRKSGFSGNSDNPSQFGFTQKSRLTTYKAGTFTVPLRTIRTDLNLRSTFFSVLPEGDTIKLKGRGYGHGVGLCQEGAMAMAAKGFDYKQIIDFYYVGVLISDIANLPPNLPKGG